Below is a window of Chiroxiphia lanceolata isolate bChiLan1 chromosome 9, bChiLan1.pri, whole genome shotgun sequence DNA.
ccttccctccagGTACCAAGGAGGAAGAAAGTGCCTGACAGCTGGAGAACTGCAGGAATCCATGTTAATCCATGCAAACCATGATCACGTAGATAAGGCAGCATTATGCAGACTGCAGTCTAACACTTTGGAGCATAAACACCCTTCTCCAAAGCAATAAACTAACTTCCCTCCTCCACAGGGCCTCCAGCATGACCTCTCAAGCACAGgggcaatttttttcccagaacttCTCTTGAAAGGCCAAACCACTGCAAAGAGCTCGGCATTTCTGAGTTCATGCCATCCACCAATTTCACCATATGAAACAGCAGGAAATTCCCAGGACTAGGACTAACCACAGGAATTATATTTTTGGACAAAAAGGGGGGATTTTTCAGCAAAGGAGTTCCCCAATCAACCAGATGGGTGCAGAAAAATCTTGCTGGCAGTGCTATTTAGTTTCACGTAACTTGCAACATTGCAAAGATGAAACTTCCCATGTAACAGGTGAgtagcacagagcagcaccagaCAAGATTGCTTGAAGGAACAGAATCAGACCACAGCATACCAGGAATTCTGGAAGGTGATCTTAAGAGCTAATAAAAATGTctcatttctttcaaagcagcaaaCACTGCTCCAGTTCCCCAGTCACTGGGAAGTGAAAGTTTGTCTTGCAGCAAACAGTCAGGAATCCCCTGGCCTTTGGTACTCTGAAGCTGCGCCTGCCTGGAGTGAGGGGTGGGCCAGGTGAACTCCAAGTGATCATTTCAACAGAAGTTATTCTACAGTTATGTAGAATTTTGCATAGGACCAAACATAGATCCATTTCAACACAAGCATCCAATACAAAAGGCTGTGGAGAATTCCCTTTATTAGCATGCACTTTGTGACTAAAGGAAGTCTCTGTTATGGAGCTGCTCCATGAAGCTCATCCTAACTTCTGACAGCATCTGACATAACACATCACTTCCCTTTGCTGATCTGCTATAAGTCTTTCTAAGTCCCCTGACACCCCTCAAGTAAAACCAGCTAgaattcaggaagaaaatcaaagaaaaggcaaacaaaatacagaagcaCAGGTAATTTGCAGCTAGTTGCACCAGCATTCATCCAGCCCCCAGAGTCTATTAATCTGGgaaaatctggaaaacaaagtaaacTTCTGGCTGCACTGAGAAGGCCCTCTTGTCCTCATTGGCCATTCTGCCACTTAAGCTGCCAATGAACCTTCCTGAACAGGCACTTCTCTTATCCTCACTGATATCCTCACCCTCTTCCAAAAGATGGGACTACTGAGCTAATCTGGAGAGCTGTGTGGATCCTACCCTTGGCTTATCATACCAGACCCTCTCTGTCTGTGTCAAGTCCCTGACACTGAGAGAGACTTGACATCCAAGGTAAAGTTCTTAagactctgaaaaaaatcaggcagCCAGCAAAAACAGGAAGGACAAACCCAAAAGAGCAGGTTTAactttttcctcacttttttaGCAACTTCATGGACTGACGAAACCTTTATAGAACTACTAGTCACCAAGGAAATTTCCCCTAAAGTTGCTACTGTTTGTAAAGATGTACACATTAGTGTAAAAGTCATAATTGCTAAAAGGTAGGATTCAGATTGGCTTCTGATGGAGACAATCTCTTGGTATGGCAATCCACAAAGTTATCATACAAATCAGGAATCCATTTCTGCCAACTCTGTCCTAGACTCCTGGTGCAAGTCTCTAGTCAAGTCTTCCAGGTCAGTCCAGGATATTGACTGTTTTTATGATCTCAACCTAGAATTGCTTTGAATATGAGGCCTAGGAATGAAGGCAAACAACGGATCAAAGATCATATGTGCAACACTGGACTGCAGCAGTAGATTCCTCTTCATGGACGGAGAtgtgctttccctgctccaggcacagAGGAGAGACAGCAATGTGCTCACCTGTCTGATTGACATTGTGCAGAGAATGTAGAGGAAGATGAAGGAGCAGTCGGTGTAATCCTCACCCAGCAGGTTGCGGTGGGAGAGACCCTGGATGTACGAGAGGGGGATAAAGGGAAGCTTTGCCACCACTCGGCCATCAAATCTGGAAAAGAGAACACTGGATCACAACTGGGGACAGTAAAAGAGCATTTGGATATGAAAAGAACAAGTGAGCATCTTCAATGGGCCACCAGAGCAGATGAGACTACATGGAAGGCTAAGAAGCcttgctgccttctccagccCACCTCTCCATACCCTCCACCAAGGAGACTGAGCACACCCCTCTCACCAAGCCCTCCACACCCAACCATCCACAGGGGTAAGGACACTTCCCTCAATAACAGTTTTGGCACAGTCAAAGAAGTTCATAGTGATTTAAGTGATGGACTGGACAAGCTGTTGTTTCATAAAATCTTGGTTGGTATTTTGCAGTTTTCCGGtgcattttatttaacagtCAAATTTAGCAGATCAGTTCCCAGTCAGCACTTCAACAGAAGATGGATGACTGTCACCTTGCTGTATTGCAGTTACTACAACAAGACAGACTCTTGGCTTTAAGcaaaagagcattttttaaGCAGAGAATAAATCAAAAgacacctttttctttcctggagcAACCACGCTCCTCAGCACAAGAGGGCCATCAACAGAACACATTTAATACCCACAGTCTTCTCTGCATTAGCTCTGAAGACAAGGCAGTGCAGAGGCAGGATGATAGTGCATATTCCAAGCGGCATGTCCTGCTCCTGGAATTCCTCCAGGTCCACATTCCAGGGCATCAAGCAGAGTGTGAATTCTGGCCAGTTTGCAAAGATTTCTCCCAAGCCAGCCAGTCAACCCAATCTTTTGAAGTGAGCGTGTATGATGCCTCATCAGCATGTGCATATTTGGATGTTATTTTCTCTGCATGTGCTGATTTTCGAACAGGTGTTTCTTGTTTCAAGAGATTCTAAATGAGCCTTCTTTCCTGTGGAGATGCATTCACACAGCTACAGCTCAAACACACGCCAACTTTGTTTACATCTCACAGGCAGTTTGGCAAAGGAGCTCGGAACGGATGTTTATCTCCCTGTAACATCCCCCAGTGGCTTCAAATTCTACGTTATTCCTGCTGTGAGAATGACAAGTACTTCAGCAGTAGCACCCCGAGGTACCTGCTTTTAATTCCAGCAGGTTTTCACAGCTATGAAGAGGTACTGAAATGCTCAACTCCTAGAGTAAGGCAGAGAATTGATTGCATTAAAAGTTTCTGGCAAGAGAGAATTGAGACACACGGAAGCTAATTTCTCTCCCAGGAAAAATCCCTGGTGGCTTGGAGGCCACCACTGTTACACATCTCGCTGCCTTTTAAGCCACAACAGTCATTCAGCTGCTTGTCTGGAGCACAGCATTCTGCTCTTTGGGTTTAAATCAGCCTTTCTGACGCTTCCTTCCAGCATGGTCCAACCTGCTGCCCCATTACTACTGACACGCTAGAACGAGAACAGCTCATCCCAGTAATTTCCATTTTGGCTGAGCTGGCACTTGGCAACGTGagggtgcccagcacagagtAGCAGCATTTGCATAATACTTGTCCAAAGGGTGGCACCAAAATGCTGCTTCCACACAATTCCTTGCTCCTTTTGTCCCCTGGAGCCATGACCTCACTCAAGACCAGGAAAAGCAGTAAATGTGGCTGCAGCCATTGCAAGGCTCAGCcacccttttttctccttttcgTACCACACCCACAGTGCCTCCATGGATGAACCACCAGTAGGGAGAAGAGGAAGTCTAGGAGCCTCCTAAATCCGTAACTGAGCTACTCTTCCTGCAACAAGCAGCTGCTCTTTATACTGTGTCAAGAGACTGGCAGTACTTTATACGTGTCAGAGACTGGCAGTACATGAGAACCAGCTCCACCAAACCACAGTCAGCTTCAGACAGTGCAGGTACCACCCACCAAAGCTGCCATTTGATTCAGGTCCACTGGCTACTTTGTACTGAGACCAGCAGCAAGGATTTAATTATGTAGCCCCAAAGGCAGGCAGTCAAATCTTTAGATTCTAATTCAATAGCCTCAGCTATTAGCAAGAAAGTTATTCTAGCTCTAACAACCAGTGAGGTCTCTGGATGCTCCTGCTGTTCATGCTCCCTCTAAAGAAAGAGGCAGATAAAGGAAAGATATGCCCAAAGGTTCATATAAAGCCTCTGTCTAGTAGCATGATCCTCTGTGGGCAGGAATCCTCAAAAGAGGAACAAGACAAGTAAACTTGGTGGGGTTTAAGTTTgctggtttcttctttttttttttttttcttttttaaggttAATATCTATGGAAGGAGGAGACACAAAGGATTTAACCCAAATCAGTTCCTTCCTAAAGCTCTTAATAAATTTAGGGTTCTGTAACACTAGTTGGGCACAGCATACTCAGAACAACTGCCTCTTCCCCCTATAGGAAAGTGAGCAGAGTAGGGTAaagccttttaattttgtttttccacttgtttCATGCAGGGCTGGTCTTGGTGTTTGTATTGCACCAAATAGCACGGCAAGCACTTGAAGGCCTCGAGTGCAGCACCATAAATCCCCCCTCAGACACCTTGTTGCTGGGGATATGACTCACGAcgcacctccagccctgctcaggcCTGCAGTGAAATGGACATCAGTGACTCAAGGGCTGATACCCAAATGTTAGAGTCCTTCAGTGCCGTGTTGCCTGCTCAGCTTCCCAGCACCAGAGAATGCTAGATGCTGAAGTCTGACtaagctgaaataaataaagaatcCACACAGTGGCACTTTGTTATTATGTACCCCAAGTTTGCAATTTATCCACCCACAGATCTCCAGTAAAATAACAATTGACTGTATCCTAGGACTGCCCAGCACGGAGGCCAAGACTCTGGTGCCCAACGATGTAAATACCTATTTGGAGGAAAGTATATTGCCCAGATATCAAGCAACCTCCTAAGGTTATCCTAATCATATCCATGTCATCTTCAGATTTAACAGCAACAGTTCACATTTTAAGTGAAGCAAGTTTTAAAAGTCAAGCACGAGTCTTTCAGATTGCATCTCTGAAACAAAGCTTCTATACCCGTGTAAAccagtttggggggttttatctttgttgtttgtttgttttttttaaactggacCTATCCCAGGTCACTTTTAAAGCAAAGGGAGATTGAAGCCCATGCCTGGACCTGCCAATATCTGGACTCTGATCACCTTAAGTAGGGCAACAACTCTGCAATTACAGCTCATTTCTAAGGACGAGGGAGCTGACCCAGTTTTGCTTGCAAGAGCATTCTGTGGTCACACTATTATAGTCAAGCCAAAGTAGCTGAAGACTGAAGCTGCTTGCCTGACATCTCCCAATCTTGCCCTAATCAGGATGTTCCCACACAGAAAGGATATTATAGGCTGTGTCTAGACTGAATGCAATTTATTGAGCTTGATTGCCTTCAGTATTCAGTGTCCTTCTTGAGCAGAACGTGCAAGTGGTGACTAAAACCACCCCATCTTCATATGAAATATTGATCCATTTATACAGATCAGTTATGGTTCTTGGCGGGACTCTGTCACTGCAACATTTTGAGGTGAAAAAGGGAAGGTGGAGAGTATGTTCACcataaaaatttaagaaaaaatccaGGAAGTTGATACTTACATGGAGTTGAACATTCCCATCAAGGCAGTAAAGCAGAAGCCAATGGCAAACATGGATTTCATTCGAACCTGCAAGCAGAAAGGTCAGAGATAATCAAAACAACAGGCCTACAAGAATTATGAGCTCACACCCTCATGAACAGGCTTTGTACAGATCACTGAAATCAACAGAGTAAAATGATGACCCAGAAGGCAGAGGGATTATAAAAGTGATTGAAGAACTTCCAAAGATAAGTTTGGTCAACAGCTGGGTACAAAGGCAGGCACAGCGTAGGCCACTGATGTGAGGAATTGCATCAGggagacaaaaccaaaaagtgcTCTAGAATTTTCCTGTTACCTTCTAcaggctctttttttccttaagccTACACAACCAGTCGGCAGGGGATCATTACAATGACTGAAGTTACAAGAAGTCAGACAAATTCTACTTTGAAAACATCACGGAGActtataaaactgaaaatggcTAAGGTTTGGCATGAGAGATGAGGCAGTAACTGCTGGAGAACTCTGTGGCTCACACTAAAATCTGCAGAGAATTATTAGAGAAAACCCAGAAGGacctttcaggaagaaaagcagctatGTCTGCCAATTGAACAAAGtctttctgctggaaaactgaCTGAAATCCCCAGCAGTTGGGAACTGGGTTTAATTTTCATACCATTGACAAGTCCCTGTTGTTATTCTTCAGCTTCTCTTCTTGTCTCTctgcaaagacaaaaacaaCAGTTATAATCAGTTCTGTCAACCTAGAAACCAGagtgttttcatttccaggaAGACTTAACCTCTTTGGCTGTGCAAACAAATAACACTTCCAAAAtcaactccagctccctctgccagACAGTAGAAAGTGAAAAAACTGTATATAGCCAACCATTTCTCCACCACAGCAACATGCAGCAAGGCTGGCACAAAGAGAGGAGGTGGCTGGAATCACACATTCAGCacttctgaaagaaatgcaCCGAATGTCAGATTTGCTAACTCAACCAACTGACACAGTAGCAGAGAACAGAGACAGTGCCCCTATATCACAGTTCCCAAAGAAAGCAGTCTGAATTTGCCACACACCACTGTAAATATGTTGTGTAAGTAAAGATTTCATTTTGGAGGTGTCAGAAGGGACTTTGAAACCATACaaagagctgggagctgcaccTCAGCAATGCCAACATCCTGCTTGTCTCACTAATGAATTTTGGACTCTTGTCACACCTAGGAGGTTCTCCAAAGATAGAAGAGATTTCCTACAGGAAATTCAGTAATGTGTGTATTACTGtgctttgcagaaaatacttcaaaatactgctttgaaaatgtagtCTGTCCTTAAGTCACCACAAACTTCAAAGCTACTCAGAGATCAGAGAGGACATTTTCCATGCCCCTCATTGGAGGACTGCTCTGGCCTTGAGCATTATCCACTACCTGTCACCTTCCTTGTCCCATGTCCCCATCAACCCTTGTGCTCCTCTCAGACTGAGGATCCAGAGGGGGACAGCCAGGGCTTGGAAGCAAAACTCAGCTGAAGTAAGGATGTGGATGATGAAGAAATATCAAAAGAACAGCGTGAATGAAGAGGGAGTGATGCAGGACTGTCAAGTGTGATTTTCCAGGGATCCCACTGAAGTTTCAGTACAAGAGGCCCATGAAACAGAAGCTCCACAATTCTCTCTCTAAGCACAGAGACTCACAGTAAGTGTTAtgaaaagcaacagcaacacCCCTACCCGATTTCTTAGAATCCTCTTGGCTATTTTCAGTCGCTCCTACTACAAACCATCCAATCTGGCAGGAACTTTCCAGACACCTGCTTCCTGACCCAGGTGGAGAATTTTGTTCTGGGACATTTCAGCAACCTCAAGCCAGTTCTTCAGGAATCACATTTGGCACAAAtacttgttttttcccctctgctacATAACTAGCCATCTTTTTAGGTGGGCTAAAGGTTACACAGGGAAAAGAACACAGCCGTGATCCCCCAATATACCTGAACTGTCTCTCACCTATTTCTACAAATTCCAAACAAACAGGCTCTGGGTGTTACTGTTCATCCAGCACTCACATGGATTCCTGATAATGTCACTGTCTTTCCTTCCAGGGGCACATGGAAACAGAAAGCAGTAGCAAAGTTTAAGctaacaaattaatttcaaaaagcCACACCACAATGTTAAAGGTGTCCTGTTCCAGCAGTGTCAAAAGGTGATTTAGACACAATGTGACTGAAATTTTTAAGTGTAAAGCAAACTGAAGTTTCATAAGTAGGAAGTACCAAATTAAGCCTTCTCCTGCAACTTTCACCCTACCTCCTTGTGCACATGCACGATTCACCCCTTATGAAACCAAGAAATATCATCCACACACCTCCTGTCTTATTCTGTGCACAGAACAGATGGCAACTGAGGCAGGTCTGTACCACAGCTGCTACTTATCCATAAAGCCTCagtcaatatttattttttgttaactAAAATGGTGGAATTCAGAGGCACTCCAGCACAAGTAAATTTGCTGTTACAACAACGCCACATCTTGCAGAGTGATTTGACATCCAAGAGTTACTGAAATCAGAGATTTCAAAAGCAGTTAACAGCTGTGAGTCATTTTCTGGAAGTCCAGCTTGACATTTAGGGCctaatttttcagaaacatcaaGAATTCAGCTTTGCCTGAAAACAAATGAGACACTGAAGTTATGCAgcacttggaaaaataaaaaaatcagtctcaGTATCTTGGGTCTGGCCAGCAAGCATCACAGCAAACAAAATCAGTGGTCACTTCCTAAGTTCTGATCTTAGTCcctttgtgctttgtttttcatcagCAAAACAAGATTATTTCAGTGTATAAAAAAATTGGTGGAGCATCTGAATTCCTCAGATTCTACTGTTTATTAGTTTAGTCCAAGCACAAGTACAATATTGTCTGCTAGGAACATAGCTTGGATGGTgccctgcaaaaaaaaagccactgtcACACTTTTTAATGTTATGTGTAGTTGTTACATAGGGTCACTTTCAAAGTTGCCTTATCCACCAGGCAGTGTCCATCCCACACAGGGATTATTCAAgatgaagaactgaaaatgcACAAGAGGAAGCGTTTGGCTCCTGTCCCTTCAGGAATCTAACGACAACAGGTTTTCTACCTAGGAAGAACTGTTTGAAGATGTGTTTATAATTCACAAGCTTTGTACAGATCAAATGACTAATCCAGCTACCTGGAGTTACAGAGGAATGAGGAAACCAACTCCCAGGAGCTCTCAGAAGTGTTCCTGCCACAATTTCTGTAATAACTTAACTGAGCTTTGCTGCACGTTGCAAGTCCTGCAGATAACAGAACTTCCTAAAGCTCACGTCCCTTAAACATCTATTTACCTTGTTCTTGCTTAGTTCAGTACTTAAAGAGTTACCTTTACCCAGGAAGACTTCAGCTTATTGACAataaaaaagaatggaaaaataaatcactacCTAAAATTGAGCAAAACTAGTTTatcaaatttgaaataaatctaAGGACAGTTATAGTCAACATAAACACCTTCAGCTCTGAAGTGTTCaaatgaggagggaaaaaaaaaaaaaaaatcacaaaattacaATCACAGAGTCCTACAGCTATTGCAAGTTGCCAGTGCATTGCAAAGAGCTTTGACAAGAGAAATTAATAACAATCATGGCTAAAATGGGAGAGAAAGTCAATGAGTTCAGCAAGCGGTGCTGCTCCTCTCAGTGACCCGCCCATGTGACCAAAGCCATCAGAAGGCTGGATGTCTCCTGCCTTGGAAGAGCAAGGcaaataagtaaatatttttgaaaggatCATGACTTCAGTTTCTCAGCTTTCCCTCATTTCTGAGGCACCAGTCTTACctatcttctttttctgctgtcgGCCTGCTGATTCAGTTATcgtttccttcttcttttccacTGCCAAAGGAAAAGATATTCCATCATTTCTGCAGAGGGATATGACTAAGAACATACCCAGAATCAGTAAGTTATCAACTATCAGGGATGATTACACCAATCAATTAAaaactataattaaaaaattcaaaacccTGGATAACATATCAACATACTTAAAGGGTTAATTTAGAACCCTGTCAAGAGCCCATTACATTGTAGACTGAGCAGTCTGGGGACAATTTTGGCTCAAGTGACCCTTGCTGATTTGTCATTAGTACTAGACAGTACTTTTGATTCAGTAAGTGCAATGAAAAGAGCTTTGtggccagctctgctcacaATTATCTGCAGTGGGAAGCAGAATACAGGACAGCCTGTGTTCTCACACATCCCTTCTCCACGGGCCGGCATTCTCAGGGGAAACGCTGCCCAAGCAGtcagccacagcctctccatTCTTCAATTAATTAGTACTGAAGTATTTGCAATATCTTAAAGTAGGAGCCTAAGCTCAAAGGTGTAAAACCCCAAATCAGACACTCACCAGGCATCTGCAACCCACTACCACTGCAGCAAGCAAGGCTCACATAGAGCCAGCACAGTGCACTTGTAACACGGTAAACGTGCTGCTCGTCTGCAAATGTTCTGCTGGCAGCAAGAAGGTTTCTCCAGGAAGTAAGAGACATTTTAATTCAAGAACTATAACAAAAGTACTACAAGAAGTGAGGATGATAAAGCATGACCATGATCTAGCAACAGATAGcagccctttttttcctttatctatGTAAACTGCATCTACCATATCTACCTTATCAACAGAGATTTGGCTCATTGTTAGCTCACAGATACCTGAGCACTAGGACTGTCCTCCCATATGAAGGACCAGCTCAGCACAGACCTTCTAGTCCTGACttcaaagcacagaggaaataaaGACCAGCCAGACTTTCAAACCACACAAGGATTTGTAGAGCTGCCCTACTCAATGCCTGTGAGTCAGTCACAACTGCTCAGAAAACCACTCTGGCCCAGACAAGTTACCTGAGCATCATCTCTTCCACGGCAATGTATTGAGACAACTGCTTTTTCCTAAGAACAAGTGTATCTCCGAAAGGCAGGCTGAAAcaagggggaaaacagggaatttgTGCCCTAGGGAATACTGGAGAGAGGTACCAGATGACTCAACGCACCCAGCAGTCACAGAAAGCTCTCTCCATAACTTTCCTTTTGCCAGCTGGGGAAACCTGATCAGTCCCCCCCTACCCTGGTCCACATAACCCCACGGCCCCCGACTCTAAACTCGAGACAGCCTTATGCCAACCCAAAGGAACAGCCCCAATTCCCCTCTGGTTCCAGCAGAACAAAGAGTGTCAAGCAGTCTCTAAGGACGCGGGAACATACACGACAACACAGCAGAAATTCCAGGGATGGCCTCCAGCCTTGCAAATTTACCCCCAGAACACTGACTACAAtctctgcagcagcctcagaCAACTGTGCCTCCTCCCCAGGAGGACAGGAAGAGATGAAACTAAGGAGTAACAATGTCTCCTTAAGCACATTACTCGGGCCCCTTTGTTTTTCAAACGCTAAGGATCGCTAGGACTCTCATGGGAGAGCTTAAAGATctcaaatgtgttttttcctgtttcagatGTGTTAGATAACAGCTGAAAGGTGTGGCTCAAGTGGTCCACTTAGCAAGTTGTAAGCCACCAGGTcagccagctgtcctcagaacaggaggggaaggaaaaagaaaagcaaagctgaatttttaGTGACTCCTTTATTTAgctttacctttctttttttttcttgggggGTGGGGAAACGAACAAGGAGATCAGAAACTAATTGAGATGCATGAACCTCACAGGTCTTTCCCTTCACAGATGATAGCCTAGATACCAGGAGAgctataaaaacaaacagcattaAACTCTTACAGCAGTCATTAAGCCCCAGAGATTAAGCCCTGCTAACTGCCCTCGGAATTGAACAGCACAAACACACAAGGACGTTAAGTTTTCAGCTGGGTTTCAACTACTTCTCTAACTTGCTCTTTTGGAGCTAATTCCATCGTACACATAGGAAAAGTGGGATTAAAGTGAGGCAAGCAGAGATGCAATCCTTGTCTGCTGCTGCCGCGGTGACAAAAGCCCCTAATGCAGGAGCTGTGATACAAACATGACTACACTTGAACTCCTCAGTTTATTTTGCCTCAGGGAAGGCTGGAATGAGCTGGACTGGCAAGAGCAATAAGTGATAATATTGTTCTCTCGTGCATTAGGAGCACTGACACcccagtgaaatatttttaaggtaaaaCCAGCTCTATTTTGGCTCCAGTTGTCGCGTGGTGTCTCCTACTGCTCTAACCTGTGTAGGGTTCACATAGTTGAGTTTGAAAGGTCAGATGAATTTCTCCTCTACTCCTTGGCTTCCAATACAGACAGGTCCATTGAAACACTCCACGATCAGCCCCTCTCCTTTACCATTCCTCTTAATATCCAAAGCACATCTTCTGATAGCTCATCCTCagctcccttttccccttcctccctcatCCTTTGCTCAACCGCTCCCAGGTCTCTCTGATGTCCTCCCTATGCAATGGAAATGGAGCTTATTTCCTTAATTAATTCTGTTAGTTTTCAGTTTACATTAGTATAATTTATTTACATCAGCTGATAGCTCAGACCTTCTATGATGACTTGGTCTTTACTCATCCCCCGTCATTAATTATCACTTCTAATCTTCACACATAACGCTTTCCTCTCATGTTACTCATTACTCAACCCCAGAACTTTCTCACAACAGACCTCAAATTCACCTTTTCACccctgaaaggaagaaattgcATCTTTGAACACACTTCAGGCACTTATTTCAGACATTAGCCACTCCTGTTCAGAAAAAGAGATGCCAGTACCAATCTCTTACTCCATTAACAGGAAGGGCAATTCAGATAAGGCAACAGGTCTTTGTGCTGAGCTTCCTCCAGCAAAAGACAAGAGTTAAGGACAGAAACAAGTCCCCTCACTACAGATTTATGTAACTTGTAGAATTTGGCTCCTATGAAATCCAAGCTGCAGAAAGTTCTCACCCCCTGCAGAAATTTCTCAGAGCACAGGCATTACTCAATCTGACACCTGCtaaagcaggagcagcaggacacgTTCTCTGATGTCTGAAGGGTACTTACATTTCTTACTCTGCTTTTCCACTTCAGCCTTTAATCTCTTGTATTTGTCTGTCCGGTAAACCAGCACCCAAGTGATACCTGAAACAAACAGCAAGTAACCAGGTAAGCAAAGGCCTCCTGCAATAACAGTGATGCAAGTGAGCAAATGCACACGCAAAAATTAAACACTATGTCTACAAAACCACgacacagcacagccaaggcagCACAAAGCACCAGCAAGAGGTATCATCCCTTTCCTTCATATCCCCTTCTCACGTTTCACGTAAAACAGAACTGTAAAATAAACTATGAAATAAACTAtatataaaactaaaaaaaaaaattgtttagttcttaattttatatatgaactacatacaaaataaatgtcttcAGA
It encodes the following:
- the TMCO1 gene encoding calcium load-activated calcium channel isoform X1, producing the protein MSTMFADTLLIVFISVCTALLAEGITWVLVYRTDKYKRLKAEVEKQSKKLEKKKETITESAGRQQKKKIERQEEKLKNNNRDLSMVRMKSMFAIGFCFTALMGMFNSIFDGRVVAKLPFIPLSYIQGLSHRNLLGEDYTDCSFIFLYILCTMSIRQNIQKMLGLAPSRAATKQAGGFLGPPPQAGKFS
- the TMCO1 gene encoding calcium load-activated calcium channel isoform X2, whose amino-acid sequence is MSTMFADTLLIVFISVCTALLAEGITWVLVYRTDKYKRLKAEVEKQSKKLEKKKETITESAGRQQKKKIERQEEKLKNNNRDLSMVRMKSMFAIGFCFTALMGMFNSIISRRCLVLLLPGLPPSRQEASLAPHLRQGSSPKAQPSWKAWPVH